From the Bacteroidales bacterium genome, one window contains:
- a CDS encoding choice-of-anchor J domain-containing protein translates to MKKNLTILFLMLFVLSFSFGQNEKMIQKKKYKVFTVNEQKQKTTSMQLGDVKIEKKFVPGKRVLLNNHRSSSKGVIFSEDFSGGALPTGWQNVDNGISGNVWEFNNPGGRTINTTTNANGFAIFDSDNWGGGAEDCDLITSAFDCSANTSVSLSFEHYFNSGYSAVAEVFVSGDNGTSWTSLEAWSASSTANAALAEYDISSVAAGQSQVMIKWNWQGDYSWYWAIDDIVVSFPPPDDAGISSIDDPSGTFTAATKDVKVTLYNFGSATLTDVNIEWEVNAVGQTLYDWTGSLTTGQTEQVTLGSYDFSAGGDFNIKANTNLPNDVADVVNDNDTAEVDVFGLQPGQLSEDFEGNWLPDGWLTIDDGDPNSWAKDNFKNHTTDGEYSVIIYYNAAAHDDWLIAPQLAPTAGNYTFSFWALRSWSEEFNVMLSTTGTNKTDFTVTIASNESPVSADTWEEFSYDLSAYNGTDIYVAIQAISTDQNYLCIDDVLGPVKAGISNNDLAVESIIYPTDYVFEGDAVTIKAVIKNVGLNSQTANQFELDVNGVSTGLTDNIGTILYDEIDTLEFIWTSTGNGVMPFKVYQTVVDDNADNDTLSNDNLVLPVGMYTADFEIPYPRWNLDDGWIGNSVPPNPESFAAYNGTTSLMCDNDGIGDPYQDRKLISPRFVLDGTYQELYFYGKRVNTLGDDTTSIQMKYSANPDGPWTNVGDSIYLTFDWELYIVDLSGITNGEYYFAFSASSTFDYLTYVGYALIDHVAGPAIPQYNVSVNKITENNTTLPAGNTAEYFIEITNLGSENDVFDLTVTEQEAGWTYEIKDKDDVGIIPDISINAGEKDTCLVKVTSPAGLTEITVDDVNFIAISQNLGTVKDTAIISTSSYPPFTVLNENFDASSEMPEYWSTINITSSSAFIEVQTNATYANSEPNSIHLDSEGDATPEQYFISPAMEGKGTAHRLIFYGRNNDPSDTLFIGTMTDPNDEGTFVHIDTVIVTGTYAEYIVNFTVPGTTYFIAISPKYEGTWDDYYLDDILFYEMVPYNVIVNKLTENATVLADDSTYYQMEIKNLGTSNETFDLSISGGAWTYEICSKVDSLVITDIFVNAESVDTCLVKVIVPAPGVVSGGETDNIQFIAVSQNDPAAKDSVEIITTADAPICTFPWSEDFATYLPLSWTEAEGILAEPSTITGTTSAWLEDGFANVGTTGSAGINIYGTFRDEWLFTPQIYLGDGSVDYQLVFDLALTEYNNTNPATLGDDDKFAVVISTDGGTTWNASQTLQLWTSATPISNTGDRISIDLTGYTGTVQIGFYGESTVSNEDNDLFVDNVEIYERVALEATTLSPDNAETGVALDAIVTALFNRDIIEVNFSQITISGQVSPTTIITGGNTLQMTPAAIFTNGTNYTVTIPAGTVEDIDDITNEDIIWTFTSLLNPPADQTLTPLDVATGIALDATVSVYFDMDVSIVDVGSVSITGATEGAVGSIVATLEADNRTLTIAHNAFANFEEVYTVVIPADAVQNGDLIGNAEITWSFTTLVAGQPTPVTYIPDVNETGVALDAAVSILFSEDLTVNNLSGITIKDASLVEVTNVVAAFNSPRTIDIAHDNFVNGEVYTVNIPADAVENTSTGVGNADVSWSFTSLMAAPAADVLVPADASTGAALNATVSITFDQDITDVNIAGITISGAIEGAIGGVSAVIEADGKTVTISHNDFTINEDVYTVTVPADAVQNADLVGNGLIAWSFTSVMAAPAVATYVPAIDAIDILPDAVVSVEFDQDVTIVDVGSITIIGATEGVVGGIVATLEVDNRTLTIAHDAFANYNEVYTVTIPSNAVQNSDNVGNGVITWSFTTTNAYQVNFHVEDAEGFSIQDATVSLTGYGSFNTNLGGNTAFVDVIPEVDIPFTVDMAGYEQATGNVTVVDANVDVPDVVMTLITYTVTFTVDDGTDPIVGATVALTGYTDQITNAVGVATFTEVAPEVDIAYTVNATDYDEETGTVTVVDADVAEPVSMTLSTYTVTFTVDDGTDPIVGATVALTGYTNQTTNASGIATFTDVLPEADIAYTVNATNYDEETGTVTVVDADVPVPVSMTLTTYTVTFTVDDGTDVIEGALVALTGYSTQTTNALGVATFTNVAPGTDIAYTVNATGFIEGTGTVTVVDADVDEAVTLVLDVVTYTVTFTVDDGTDVIEGALVALTGYSTQTTNASGVATFTNVAPATDIVYTVNATGYDEETGTVTVVDANIDEAVSMTLTTYTVTFTVNDGTDPIEGATVALTGYTDQTTSATGVATFTGVLPATDIAYTVNATGYDEETGTVTVVDADVDVPTISMTLTTYTVTFTVGDGTNVIEGAAVALTGYSNQTTNASGIATFIEVLPETDIVYTVNATGYVEVTDSLSVVDTAVDESVTLELEAVTYTVTFNVDMNDAENFTPGTDIVYITGSIVGWAEPGSNADYIMTDVDADGIYTIALSMEAGDYAYKYFMNAGWDGGEWNGDPNRTFTVSNDMVINDVWSIYETYTVTFTVNDEAAAAIEGAVVTLTGYGEQTTDVSGVATFTYVAIEADIVYTVNATGYVGITDSLSVVDADVAEAVTLILEPATYTVTFNVDMNDAENFTAGTDTVYITGSMAGWAEPGSNEDYIMTDVDADGIYTIELTMEAGDYEYKYFMNAGWTGGEWDGGDNRAFTVSNDMVINNVWGVFESYPVTFIVVDKDAAVIEGAVITLTGYGEQTTDATGTAVFDSVSNANNIAYTVVAEGYVTVENTVNVNAAVTVDIVMSLEGIDELTTNGFNIYPNPSDGMFNIKSERTLDNAQLFIRDINGKLILSEILNSDINKIDISNSPAGIYLLQIITDNKIINHKILLK, encoded by the coding sequence ATGAAAAAAAATCTAACAATTTTATTTTTAATGCTTTTTGTGCTTAGTTTTTCTTTTGGACAAAATGAAAAAATGATCCAAAAAAAGAAATACAAAGTATTTACAGTAAATGAACAAAAACAGAAAACAACATCTATGCAATTAGGTGATGTTAAAATCGAGAAAAAATTCGTTCCCGGTAAAAGAGTCCTTTTGAATAATCACAGAAGCTCTTCAAAAGGAGTTATTTTTAGCGAAGACTTTTCCGGAGGTGCTTTACCGACAGGATGGCAAAATGTCGATAACGGAATATCTGGTAATGTTTGGGAATTTAACAACCCCGGTGGTAGAACTATTAATACAACTACTAATGCAAACGGATTTGCTATTTTTGACAGTGACAATTGGGGTGGTGGTGCAGAAGACTGCGATTTAATTACTTCAGCATTTGATTGTTCTGCCAATACATCTGTATCTTTGTCGTTTGAACATTATTTTAATTCCGGTTATAGTGCAGTTGCCGAAGTTTTTGTAAGTGGTGATAACGGAACAAGTTGGACTTCTTTAGAGGCTTGGTCTGCATCATCTACAGCTAATGCCGCTTTGGCAGAATATGATATAAGTTCAGTTGCAGCAGGTCAATCACAAGTAATGATTAAATGGAACTGGCAAGGAGACTATAGCTGGTACTGGGCAATTGACGATATTGTTGTTTCATTTCCACCTCCAGATGATGCTGGAATTTCATCAATTGATGACCCTTCAGGTACTTTTACAGCAGCCACTAAAGATGTAAAAGTAACATTATATAACTTTGGCTCAGCTACTTTAACTGATGTAAATATAGAATGGGAAGTTAACGCTGTGGGTCAGACTCTTTATGACTGGACAGGTTCATTGACTACTGGTCAAACAGAACAGGTAACTTTAGGTTCTTATGATTTTTCTGCCGGTGGCGATTTTAACATTAAAGCAAATACAAACTTGCCAAATGACGTTGCCGATGTTGTTAATGATAACGATACTGCCGAAGTTGATGTTTTTGGGCTACAACCAGGGCAGCTTTCTGAAGACTTTGAAGGTAACTGGTTACCTGACGGTTGGTTAACTATTGACGACGGAGACCCTAATTCCTGGGCAAAAGATAATTTTAAAAATCATACTACTGATGGTGAATATAGTGTAATAATTTATTATAATGCAGCTGCTCATGATGATTGGTTAATTGCACCGCAATTAGCACCAACAGCAGGAAATTATACATTTTCTTTTTGGGCTCTACGTTCTTGGAGTGAAGAATTTAATGTAATGCTTTCTACTACAGGAACTAATAAAACAGATTTTACAGTTACAATTGCCTCTAATGAAAGTCCAGTGTCAGCAGACACATGGGAGGAGTTTTCTTATGACCTTTCGGCATACAATGGCACTGATATTTATGTTGCAATCCAGGCTATTTCAACAGATCAAAATTATCTTTGTATTGATGATGTTCTCGGTCCTGTTAAAGCAGGCATCAGTAATAATGACCTGGCAGTTGAATCAATAATTTATCCTACTGATTATGTTTTTGAAGGTGATGCTGTAACAATTAAAGCTGTAATAAAAAATGTAGGTTTAAACTCTCAAACAGCTAATCAGTTTGAACTTGATGTTAATGGTGTTAGTACAGGTCTTACCGATAATATTGGTACAATATTATATGACGAAATTGATACACTTGAATTTATCTGGACATCAACCGGTAATGGTGTAATGCCATTTAAAGTATATCAAACTGTTGTTGACGATAATGCCGATAATGATACACTATCAAACGATAATTTAGTTCTTCCTGTTGGTATGTACACTGCCGATTTCGAAATTCCTTATCCAAGATGGAACCTTGATGATGGATGGATTGGCAATTCAGTACCACCAAACCCGGAATCTTTTGCTGCCTATAATGGTACTACTTCATTAATGTGTGACAATGACGGCATTGGCGACCCTTATCAGGACAGAAAATTAATTTCTCCAAGGTTTGTTCTTGATGGTACATATCAGGAATTATATTTCTACGGTAAACGTGTAAATACACTCGGTGATGATACTACATCAATACAAATGAAATATTCTGCAAATCCTGATGGACCTTGGACAAATGTTGGAGATTCAATTTATTTAACTTTTGACTGGGAGCTTTATATTGTTGATTTGAGTGGTATTACTAATGGTGAATATTATTTTGCTTTCTCTGCTTCAAGTACTTTTGATTATTTAACTTATGTGGGTTACGCATTAATTGACCATGTTGCAGGTCCGGCTATCCCTCAATACAATGTTTCAGTAAATAAAATTACAGAAAATAATACTACTCTTCCTGCAGGTAATACAGCAGAATATTTTATTGAGATTACTAATCTTGGTAGTGAAAATGATGTATTTGACCTTACTGTTACAGAACAGGAAGCCGGATGGACTTATGAAATTAAAGATAAAGATGATGTCGGTATTATTCCTGATATTAGTATTAATGCAGGTGAAAAAGATACTTGTCTTGTAAAAGTTACTTCTCCTGCTGGTTTAACTGAAATAACAGTTGATGATGTTAATTTTATAGCTATATCACAAAACTTAGGTACCGTAAAAGATACAGCTATTATTTCAACCAGTTCGTATCCTCCTTTTACTGTATTAAATGAAAACTTTGATGCTTCAAGTGAAATGCCAGAATACTGGTCAACAATAAATATTACATCAAGTTCAGCGTTTATTGAGGTACAAACAAATGCAACATATGCAAATTCTGAACCAAACTCTATCCATTTGGACAGTGAGGGTGATGCTACCCCTGAACAATATTTTATATCTCCTGCAATGGAAGGAAAAGGGACAGCTCATCGTTTAATTTTTTATGGAAGAAACAATGACCCGAGTGATACATTATTTATTGGAACAATGACCGACCCTAATGATGAAGGAACTTTTGTACATATTGATACAGTTATTGTTACAGGTACATATGCGGAATATATAGTAAACTTTACAGTGCCTGGAACAACATATTTTATTGCAATTTCCCCGAAGTATGAAGGAACATGGGATGATTATTATTTGGATGATATATTGTTCTACGAGATGGTTCCCTACAATGTAATTGTTAACAAATTGACTGAAAATGCTACTGTTTTGGCAGATGATTCTACTTATTATCAAATGGAAATAAAAAATCTTGGTACTTCAAACGAAACTTTTGACCTTAGTATTTCAGGTGGTGCCTGGACATATGAAATTTGCAGTAAAGTTGATTCTTTAGTGATAACAGATATTTTTGTAAATGCAGAATCTGTAGATACCTGCCTTGTTAAAGTTATTGTTCCGGCACCGGGAGTTGTTTCAGGTGGTGAAACTGATAATATTCAATTTATTGCTGTTTCTCAAAATGATCCGGCAGCAAAAGATTCTGTTGAAATCATTACTACTGCCGATGCTCCTATTTGTACTTTCCCATGGTCAGAAGATTTTGCTACATATTTGCCACTTAGTTGGACAGAGGCAGAAGGTATTTTAGCTGAACCCTCAACAATTACAGGAACAACTTCTGCATGGTTGGAAGATGGTTTTGCTAATGTTGGAACAACAGGAAGTGCTGGAATAAATATATATGGTACATTTAGAGATGAATGGTTATTTACTCCTCAAATTTATCTTGGTGACGGTAGTGTTGATTACCAACTTGTATTTGATCTCGCATTAACCGAGTATAATAATACAAATCCTGCAACTCTTGGTGATGACGATAAATTTGCTGTAGTTATTTCTACTGATGGCGGTACAACATGGAATGCTTCACAGACACTTCAGCTATGGACAAGTGCAACACCAATTTCTAATACCGGAGACAGAATTTCTATTGACCTTACGGGATATACAGGTACGGTTCAGATTGGTTTTTATGGCGAATCAACTGTTTCTAATGAAGATAATGACCTATTTGTTGATAATGTAGAAATTTATGAACGTGTTGCTCTTGAAGCTACAACTTTATCTCCTGATAATGCAGAAACAGGTGTGGCTCTTGATGCTATTGTTACAGCTTTATTTAATAGAGATATTATTGAGGTTAATTTTTCACAAATAACCATTTCAGGACAGGTTTCACCAACAACTATTATTACCGGAGGAAATACTTTACAAATGACTCCTGCTGCTATTTTTACAAACGGTACGAATTATACAGTTACTATTCCTGCCGGAACTGTTGAGGATATTGATGATATAACTAATGAAGATATTATATGGACATTTACTTCATTATTAAATCCTCCTGCAGATCAAACATTAACTCCTCTTGATGTCGCAACAGGTATAGCATTAGATGCTACTGTTAGCGTATATTTCGATATGGATGTAAGTATAGTTGATGTTGGTAGTGTAAGTATTACAGGTGCAACCGAAGGTGCTGTTGGTAGTATTGTTGCAACTCTCGAAGCTGATAACAGAACATTAACAATTGCACATAATGCATTTGCTAATTTTGAGGAAGTATATACAGTTGTAATTCCTGCCGATGCAGTTCAAAATGGCGACCTTATAGGAAATGCAGAAATTACATGGTCATTTACTACATTAGTTGCAGGACAACCAACTCCTGTTACTTACATACCTGATGTTAACGAAACTGGTGTTGCTCTTGATGCAGCGGTATCTATTCTGTTTAGTGAAGATTTGACTGTTAATAACTTAAGCGGAATAACAATAAAAGATGCATCATTAGTTGAAGTAACAAATGTTGTTGCAGCATTCAACAGTCCAAGAACAATTGATATTGCACATGACAATTTTGTTAATGGTGAAGTTTATACAGTTAACATTCCTGCAGATGCTGTTGAAAACACAAGTACAGGTGTTGGTAATGCTGATGTATCATGGAGCTTTACATCATTAATGGCGGCTCCTGCTGCTGATGTATTAGTTCCTGCAGATGCTTCAACAGGTGCAGCACTTAATGCTACTGTTTCAATTACCTTTGACCAGGATATTACCGATGTTAATATTGCCGGTATAACTATTTCCGGTGCAATCGAAGGTGCTATTGGTGGTGTTTCTGCTGTTATTGAAGCAGATGGCAAAACAGTAACAATATCTCATAATGACTTTACTATAAATGAAGATGTTTATACTGTTACAGTTCCTGCAGATGCAGTTCAAAATGCTGATTTGGTTGGTAATGGGTTAATTGCTTGGTCATTTACATCTGTTATGGCTGCTCCGGCAGTAGCAACTTATGTTCCTGCAATTGATGCAATTGATATATTACCTGATGCTGTTGTTTCAGTTGAATTTGACCAGGATGTAACTATAGTTGATGTTGGTAGTATAACTATAATAGGTGCAACCGAAGGTGTTGTCGGAGGTATTGTTGCAACTCTCGAAGTTGATAACAGAACATTAACAATCGCACATGATGCATTTGCTAATTATAATGAAGTATATACAGTTACAATTCCTTCAAATGCTGTTCAAAATAGCGATAATGTAGGAAATGGTGTTATTACATGGTCATTTACTACAACAAATGCTTATCAGGTTAATTTCCATGTTGAAGATGCTGAAGGATTCTCAATACAAGATGCTACAGTTTCATTAACAGGATACGGAAGTTTTAATACAAATTTAGGTGGTAATACAGCTTTCGTAGATGTAATTCCTGAAGTTGATATTCCGTTTACTGTAGATATGGCAGGATACGAACAAGCAACAGGAAATGTAACAGTAGTTGACGCTAATGTTGATGTACCTGATGTTGTTATGACATTAATTACATACACTGTAACATTTACAGTTGATGATGGTACAGACCCAATAGTAGGTGCTACAGTAGCATTAACAGGTTATACCGATCAAATAACTAATGCTGTTGGTGTTGCAACATTTACAGAAGTTGCTCCTGAAGTTGATATTGCTTATACAGTAAATGCAACAGATTATGATGAAGAAACCGGAACAGTTACAGTAGTTGACGCTGATGTTGCTGAACCTGTTTCAATGACTCTTTCAACTTATACAGTAACATTCACAGTTGATGATGGTACAGACCCAATAGTAGGGGCTACAGTAGCATTAACGGGTTATACAAATCAAACTACAAATGCTTCAGGTATTGCTACATTTACCGATGTTCTTCCTGAAGCTGATATTGCATATACAGTAAATGCAACAAATTATGACGAAGAAACCGGAACAGTTACAGTAGTTGACGCAGATGTACCAGTACCTGTTTCAATGACACTTACAACTTACACTGTAACATTCACAGTTGATGATGGTACAGACGTAATTGAAGGTGCTTTAGTTGCATTAACAGGATATAGTACACAAACTACAAATGCATTAGGTGTTGCTACATTTACAAATGTTGCTCCAGGAACTGATATTGCATATACAGTAAATGCAACAGGCTTTATTGAAGGAACAGGAACAGTAACTGTAGTTGACGCTGATGTTGATGAAGCTGTTACTTTAGTTCTTGATGTTGTTACTTATACTGTAACATTCACAGTTGATGATGGTACAGACGTAATTGAAGGTGCTTTAGTTGCATTAACAGGATATAGTACACAAACTACAAATGCTTCAGGTGTTGCTACATTTACAAATGTTGCTCCTGCAACTGATATTGTTTATACAGTAAATGCTACCGGATATGACGAAGAAACCGGAACGGTTACAGTAGTTGATGCTAATATTGATGAAGCTGTTTCAATGACACTTACAACTTACACTGTAACATTTACAGTTAATGATGGTACAGATCCAATAGAAGGTGCTACAGTAGCATTAACAGGTTATACAGATCAAACAACAAGTGCTACTGGTGTTGCTACATTTACAGGAGTTCTTCCTGCAACTGATATTGCATATACAGTTAATGCAACAGGATATGACGAAGAAACCGGAACAGTAACTGTAGTTGATGCTGATGTTGATGTACCAACTATTTCAATGACACTTACAACTTACACTGTAACATTCACAGTTGGTGATGGTACAAATGTAATTGAAGGTGCTGCAGTAGCATTAACAGGTTATAGTAATCAAACAACTAATGCTTCAGGTATTGCTACATTTATAGAAGTTCTTCCTGAAACTGATATAGTTTATACAGTAAATGCAACCGGTTATGTTGAAGTTACAGATTCGTTAAGTGTAGTTGACACTGCTGTTGATGAAAGTGTTACTTTAGAACTTGAAGCTGTTACTTATACTGTAACGTTTAATGTTGACATGAATGATGCTGAGAACTTTACTCCGGGTACAGATATAGTTTATATCACAGGAAGTATAGTAGGATGGGCAGAGCCTGGTAGTAATGCAGATTATATTATGACTGACGTTGATGCAGATGGCATATATACTATTGCATTATCAATGGAAGCCGGTGATTATGCATATAAATATTTCATGAACGCAGGATGGGATGGTGGTGAATGGAATGGTGATCCTAACAGAACGTTTACAGTAAGTAATGATATGGTAATTAATGATGTATGGAGTATTTATGAAACTTATACAGTAACATTCACAGTTAATGATGAAGCTGCTGCTGCAATAGAAGGTGCAGTTGTAACATTAACAGGATACGGCGAACAAACAACTGATGTATCAGGTGTTGCTACATTTACATATGTTGCCATTGAAGCTGATATTGTTTACACAGTAAATGCTACAGGTTATGTAGGAATTACAGATTCATTAAGTGTAGTTGATGCTGATGTTGCTGAAGCTGTTACTTTAATTCTTGAACCTGCTACTTATACCGTAACGTTTAATGTTGACATGAATGATGCTGAGAACTTTACTGCGGGTACAGATACAGTTTATATTACAGGAAGTATGGCAGGATGGGCAGAACCTGGTAGTAATGAAGATTATATTATGACTGACGTTGATGCAGATGGCATATATACTATTGAATTAACAATGGAAGCCGGTGATTATGAATATAAATATTTCATGAACGCGGGATGGACTGGTGGCGAATGGGATGGTGGTGATAACAGAGCGTTTACAGTAAGCAATGATATGGTAATTAATAATGTATGGGGTGTTTTTGAATCTTATCCTGTAACATTTATAGTTGTTGATAAAGATGCTGCTGTAATAGAAGGTGCAGTTATAACATTAACAGGATACGGTGAACAAACTACTGATGCAACCGGTACTGCTGTATTTGACAGCGTTTCTAATGCTAATAATATTGCTTATACAGTTGTTGCTGAAGGTTATGTTACTGTTGAAAATACAGTTAATGTTAATGCTGCTGTAACTGTTGATATAGTAATGTCGCTGGAAGGAATAGATGAGTTAACTACTAATGGATTTAACATTTATCCTAACCCATCAGATGGAATGTTTAATATCAAATCTGAAAGGACATTAGATAATGCTCAGTTATTTATCAGAGATATTAATGGTAAATTAATATTATCAGAAATACTTAATTCTGATATTAATAAAATTGATATTAGTAATTCTCCAGCAGGAATTTATCTGTTACAGATAATTACTGACAATAAAATTATCAACCATAAGATATTACTTAAATAG
- a CDS encoding helix-turn-helix transcriptional regulator, which produces MISYINILHIIPVFISLFFGVFLLTIKSNNNKANKILGVFMLLLSILLLSNFFYYIRLYSLVVYVRYYFVLPLVLCIIPTLFLYIEALTVEGFEFTKKKFRHFYPAILVLILNLLFYGFLSNDDKYKFVVNGYMLDFTKENFHIRAVYAIKNFSDIIYYVQAVVYIILMIILFIRHKNNIEKYFSYKEKISLNWLKIFIISFIFIAIVDAFANIFSLQFQKNWEMADTVLIILYVYFLGYFGIKQTIIYAVQSPILYKEPGTVPKKAVFNDSENKYLTSGLSEIQKNDITKGINFLMKQDKLFLNNKLTIDVFANKLKTNKKYLSQTINEEYNKNFYSFVNEYRIKEAKKILIDSEYKNLSIEGIATTVGFNSKSSFNSAFKKITGFTPSYYKIHNVAQSCK; this is translated from the coding sequence ATGATAAGTTATATCAATATATTACATATAATTCCGGTTTTTATTAGCTTGTTTTTTGGTGTATTTTTATTAACAATTAAAAGTAATAACAATAAAGCTAATAAAATATTAGGTGTTTTTATGTTATTACTTTCCATACTACTACTTTCTAATTTTTTTTATTACATACGACTATACAGTCTTGTAGTATATGTTCGTTATTATTTTGTTTTGCCTCTTGTTTTGTGCATTATCCCCACTTTGTTTTTATATATTGAAGCCCTAACTGTTGAAGGTTTTGAATTTACCAAAAAGAAATTCAGACATTTTTATCCTGCAATTCTTGTTTTAATACTTAACCTGCTTTTTTATGGTTTCCTTTCTAATGATGATAAGTATAAGTTTGTTGTTAATGGGTATATGCTCGACTTTACTAAAGAGAATTTTCATATTAGGGCAGTATATGCAATAAAAAATTTTTCAGATATAATTTACTATGTTCAAGCTGTTGTTTATATTATATTAATGATTATTTTATTTATACGACATAAAAATAATATAGAAAAATATTTTTCATATAAAGAAAAGATTTCACTTAATTGGTTGAAAATCTTTATTATTAGTTTTATTTTTATAGCAATTGTTGATGCTTTTGCAAATATTTTTTCGCTTCAGTTCCAAAAAAATTGGGAAATGGCTGATACTGTATTAATAATATTATATGTTTATTTTTTAGGTTATTTTGGTATTAAACAAACCATTATTTATGCTGTACAATCACCCATACTTTATAAAGAGCCGGGAACTGTACCAAAAAAAGCGGTTTTTAATGACAGCGAAAATAAATATCTTACTTCTGGTCTTTCTGAAATTCAAAAAAATGATATTACTAAGGGTATTAATTTTTTAATGAAACAAGATAAATTATTTTTAAATAATAAATTAACTATTGATGTTTTTGCTAATAAGCTTAAAACAAATAAAAAATATTTATCTCAAACCATTAATGAAGAATATAACAAAAATTTTTATAGCTTTGTTAATGAATATAGAATAAAAGAAGCAAAAAAGATACTTATTGATTCTGAATACAAAAACTTATCTATTGAAGGAATAGCTACAACTGTTGGCTTTAATTCAAAATCATCTTTTAATTCAGCTTTTAAAAAAATTACAGGTTTTACTCCATCATATTATAAGATACATAACGTAGCACAAAGCTGCAAATGA